Proteins encoded in a region of the Streptomyces sp. NBC_00258 genome:
- a CDS encoding SDR family NAD(P)-dependent oxidoreductase, with the protein MGKLDGKVAVITGGSTGMALAGAKLFVEEGAHVFIQARRQEALDDAVKLIGRNVTAVQGDAADLDDLDRLYDTVKREKGSIDVLWASAGMGEPAVLGEITEEQFHRAFWLNARGTLFTVQKALPLINDNGSILMTGSNASLGAFPGWSLYAGSKAVQQAWARVWLNELRDRKIRVNVLTPGQVATAKQEELFDEATTAAFESLIPRGKMGRPEEIATVALFLASDDSSYVNGLELVTDGGTTAI; encoded by the coding sequence GTGGGAAAGCTCGATGGCAAGGTAGCGGTGATCACCGGCGGATCCACCGGCATGGCACTGGCCGGCGCCAAACTGTTCGTCGAGGAAGGGGCGCACGTCTTCATCCAGGCCCGGCGGCAGGAAGCACTGGACGACGCCGTCAAGCTGATCGGCCGCAACGTCACCGCCGTCCAGGGTGACGCGGCGGACCTGGACGACCTGGACCGCTTGTACGACACCGTCAAGCGGGAAAAGGGCTCGATCGACGTGCTGTGGGCCAGCGCCGGGATGGGCGAACCCGCCGTCCTCGGCGAGATCACCGAGGAACAGTTCCACCGTGCCTTCTGGCTCAACGCGCGCGGCACTCTGTTCACCGTGCAGAAAGCACTGCCGCTGATCAACGACAACGGCTCGATCCTCATGACCGGATCCAACGCCTCCCTCGGCGCCTTCCCCGGCTGGAGTCTCTACGCGGGAAGCAAAGCCGTCCAGCAGGCCTGGGCCCGCGTCTGGCTCAACGAACTGCGCGACCGCAAGATCAGGGTCAACGTCCTGACCCCCGGCCAGGTCGCCACCGCCAAACAGGAGGAACTGTTCGACGAGGCAACCACGGCCGCATTCGAGTCCCTCATCCCTCGCGGAAAGATGGGCCGCCCCGAAGAAATCGCCACCGTCGCCCTTTTCCTTGCCTCCGACGACTCCAGCTACGTCAACGGCCTGGAACTGGTAACCGACGGCGGCACCACCGCCATTTGA
- a CDS encoding glycosyl hydrolase family 28-related protein: protein MSDRWEGPTRRALLGSATAVAAGAVTSIVTGGPAAAATEGVTGSLTGQVPALWREFTRTPFTHPQIPYVGRAGQRAGAAHFPRRPVVADVRAYGATADGSADSAPAINRAVAAAGRAGGGTVLIPPGTYRVDGLIHVGHSNVVLRGAGSARTKLYATRSLTELIGAYGSRYGGDKSSWSWAGGLVWFCPADRFAALTAAIRAKAWPFEGWTGNKRDEWETLTKVEPARRGSWTVTVADPRRLRPGRLVLLRLADDAGHTLLEHMAGGGPGPEAYHWNDKTKLTSYVPYEWPVRIARVRGRRVTLERPLPLDTRPEWDPRLTTHVKALTGSGVEGLTLEAVETPQAPHLLDRGHNGVTFQCAYDCWADDIVVRHMDNGFGLVSASACTLRGTRVAGRGTHHPYFCREGSHDNLVEDFVIERRTTAAPAGTQLHGINVEGLSSYNVWSRGDMAMGTFDTHRGMPFANVRTDITVTNNGRHGGDASAGPLFGARFAHWNIRVTNARAGLMRIDGLAPCSATVGINEVTEFDQIDVPDFSGDLHSRLELYGTSGTVRPRNLYEAQRELDVQRALRR from the coding sequence ATGAGTGACCGTTGGGAGGGCCCCACCAGACGGGCCCTGCTCGGCAGCGCGACAGCGGTGGCGGCCGGCGCCGTGACCAGCATCGTCACCGGCGGACCGGCGGCGGCCGCCACCGAGGGCGTCACCGGGAGCCTCACCGGGCAAGTGCCCGCCCTCTGGCGCGAGTTCACCCGCACCCCCTTCACGCACCCGCAGATCCCGTACGTCGGCAGAGCCGGCCAACGCGCCGGGGCGGCGCACTTCCCCCGCCGCCCCGTCGTGGCCGACGTCCGCGCGTACGGCGCCACGGCGGACGGCTCGGCCGACTCCGCCCCCGCGATCAACCGTGCCGTCGCTGCCGCCGGAAGGGCCGGCGGCGGCACGGTTCTCATCCCGCCCGGCACCTACCGCGTCGACGGCCTGATCCACGTCGGACACTCGAACGTCGTCCTGCGCGGCGCCGGCAGCGCCCGTACGAAGCTGTACGCGACCCGCAGTCTCACCGAGCTGATCGGCGCCTACGGCTCGCGCTACGGCGGCGACAAGTCGTCCTGGTCATGGGCGGGCGGCCTCGTCTGGTTCTGCCCGGCGGACCGCTTCGCCGCCCTGACGGCCGCCATCAGGGCGAAGGCCTGGCCCTTCGAGGGCTGGACCGGCAACAAGCGGGACGAGTGGGAGACCCTGACCAAGGTCGAGCCCGCCCGCCGGGGCTCCTGGACGGTGACGGTCGCGGACCCAAGACGGCTCAGACCCGGCCGGCTCGTCCTCCTCCGCCTCGCCGACGACGCCGGGCACACCCTCCTGGAGCACATGGCGGGCGGCGGCCCGGGCCCGGAGGCCTACCACTGGAACGACAAGACAAAATTGACCAGCTACGTCCCGTACGAGTGGCCCGTGCGCATCGCGCGCGTGCGGGGCAGAAGAGTCACCCTGGAGCGACCGCTCCCGCTCGACACGCGCCCCGAGTGGGACCCGCGCCTCACCACCCACGTGAAGGCGCTGACCGGCTCGGGCGTCGAGGGCCTCACCCTCGAAGCCGTCGAGACCCCGCAGGCCCCGCACCTCCTCGACCGGGGCCACAACGGCGTCACCTTCCAGTGCGCGTACGACTGCTGGGCCGACGACATCGTCGTACGCCACATGGACAACGGCTTCGGCCTGGTGTCCGCCTCCGCCTGCACCCTGCGCGGGACCCGGGTCGCGGGCCGGGGTACGCACCACCCGTACTTCTGCCGAGAGGGCTCGCACGACAACCTCGTCGAGGACTTCGTCATCGAGCGGCGCACGACAGCGGCCCCCGCGGGCACCCAGCTGCACGGGATCAACGTGGAGGGGCTGTCCTCGTACAACGTCTGGTCGCGCGGTGACATGGCCATGGGCACCTTCGACACCCACCGGGGCATGCCCTTCGCGAACGTCCGTACCGACATCACGGTCACCAACAACGGCCGCCACGGCGGCGACGCCAGCGCCGGGCCGCTCTTCGGGGCCCGGTTCGCACACTGGAACATCCGCGTCACCAACGCCCGCGCCGGCCTGATGAGGATCGACGGCCTCGCTCCCTGCAGCGCCACCGTCGGCATCAACGAGGTGACGGAGTTCGACCAGATCGACGTACCCGACTTCTCCGGAGACCTGCACTCCCGCCTGGAGCTCTACGGGACCTCGGGGACGGTACGCCCGCGGAACCTCTACGAGGCCCAACGCGAGCTGGACGTTCAGCGCGCGCTGAGGCGGTAA
- a CDS encoding helix-turn-helix transcriptional regulator — protein sequence MVAQREVSAWRPRVPGVVEVFHAHFTEYAYPMHVHDAWTLLIVDAGAVRYDLDRHEHGTPHDTVSLLPPHVPHNGSPVTPSGFRKRVLYLDLSRLDETYIGPAVDTPDLVDPVLRARVGQLHTALAHPGDELEAESRLTLIGERLRGHLRPRAGEDPPRRPDRPLAHDLRELLDERLVQGVNLEEAASLVHAHPAHLVRAFSGAFGIAPHQYLMSRRVDRARRLLLDGRTPGEVAAETGFYDQSHLTRHFKRLVGVAPGRYRLSAR from the coding sequence ATGGTCGCCCAGCGTGAGGTCTCCGCCTGGCGCCCGCGCGTACCGGGTGTCGTGGAGGTCTTCCACGCCCATTTCACGGAGTACGCGTATCCGATGCACGTCCACGACGCGTGGACGCTGCTGATCGTCGACGCGGGGGCCGTGCGGTACGACCTCGACCGGCACGAGCACGGCACCCCGCACGACACGGTCTCGCTGCTCCCGCCGCACGTCCCGCACAACGGCTCGCCCGTCACGCCGTCCGGTTTCCGCAAGCGGGTGCTGTACCTGGACCTCAGCCGGCTCGACGAGACCTACATCGGCCCGGCGGTGGACACCCCGGACCTCGTCGACCCCGTACTGCGGGCGCGCGTCGGGCAGTTGCACACCGCCCTCGCCCACCCCGGGGACGAATTGGAGGCGGAGAGCAGGCTGACCCTGATCGGTGAGCGGCTGCGCGGCCATCTGCGGCCGCGGGCAGGGGAGGACCCTCCACGCCGGCCCGACCGGCCCCTCGCCCACGACCTCCGCGAACTCCTCGACGAGCGGCTCGTGCAGGGTGTGAACCTGGAGGAGGCGGCGAGTCTGGTGCACGCCCACCCCGCCCACCTGGTGCGGGCGTTCAGCGGGGCCTTCGGGATCGCCCCGCACCAGTACCTGATGTCCCGCCGCGTCGACCGCGCCCGCCGCCTCCTGCTCGACGGCCGCACGCCGGGCGAGGTGGCGGCGGAGACCGGCTTCTACGACCAGTCGCATCTGACCCGGCACTTCAAGCGGCTGGTCGGGGTGGCTCCGGGTCGTTACCGCCTCAGCGCGCGCTGA
- a CDS encoding DUF2000 domain-containing protein: MNAEPLPTEPARAEPVRFDTKIAVLLREDLEPWQRLNVTAFLVSGIGSSVPEVIGEPYEDADGTGYLPMFRQPVLVFEGTKETLTAAHTRTLSRALPRALFTSDLFTTGNDRDNRAAVRAVPTAELDLVGLAVYGPRNAVDKVLKGARMHP, from the coding sequence ATGAACGCTGAACCCCTTCCCACGGAACCCGCTCGCGCCGAACCCGTCCGCTTCGACACCAAGATCGCCGTCCTGCTGCGGGAGGACCTGGAGCCGTGGCAGCGGCTGAACGTGACCGCGTTCCTCGTGAGCGGGATCGGGTCGTCCGTGCCCGAGGTGATCGGCGAGCCGTACGAGGACGCCGACGGGACGGGCTACCTGCCGATGTTCCGCCAGCCGGTCCTGGTCTTCGAGGGTACGAAGGAGACGCTGACCGCGGCCCACACCCGGACCCTCTCCCGCGCCCTGCCTCGCGCGCTCTTCACCTCCGACCTGTTCACCACGGGCAACGACCGCGACAACCGGGCGGCGGTCCGGGCCGTACCGACGGCGGAGCTGGACCTGGTGGGGCTCGCGGTGTACGGGCCGCGCAACGCGGTGGACAAGGTGCTCAAGGGGGCGCGGATGCACCCCTGA
- a CDS encoding YbjN domain-containing protein codes for MADVESAAGTVEAVLKDAEIEWESPEPGHFVVKLPGTRKLSTTVSLIVGRHSLSLNAFVIRHPDENEPGVHRWLLERNLKLYGVGYAVDRLGDIYVAGKLPLAAVTADEIDRLLGSVLEAADGSFNTLLELGFASAIRKEYAWRVSRGESTRNLDAFSHLTRRSTD; via the coding sequence ATGGCTGACGTGGAGAGCGCGGCGGGGACCGTCGAGGCGGTCCTGAAGGACGCCGAGATCGAGTGGGAGAGTCCGGAGCCCGGCCACTTCGTGGTGAAGCTGCCCGGCACCCGCAAGCTGTCGACGACCGTCTCGCTGATCGTCGGCAGGCACTCCCTGTCGCTCAACGCCTTCGTCATCCGCCACCCGGACGAGAACGAGCCCGGCGTGCACCGCTGGCTCCTCGAGCGCAACCTCAAGCTCTACGGCGTGGGTTACGCGGTCGACCGTCTCGGCGACATCTATGTGGCGGGCAAGCTCCCGCTCGCCGCGGTCACCGCCGACGAGATCGACCGCCTGCTCGGCTCGGTTCTGGAGGCCGCCGATGGCAGCTTCAACACCCTCCTGGAACTCGGTTTCGCCTCCGCGATCCGTAAGGAGTACGCCTGGCGGGTGTCGCGCGGCGAGTCCACGCGCAACCTCGACGCGTTCAGTCACCTGACTCGGCGTTCGACCGACTGA
- a CDS encoding DUF4265 domain-containing protein, translating into MTNPDGLYVKVHFRLEVKDDWPPASVESLWAVDQGNGTVRLDNIPWFVRGIACGDIVVVEPDEEGVRWAGEVVRRSENCTIRLIVLRDGGSGAARQSVINTFQQLGVDGEGIEQFRMVALDVPPTADLAQVQRLLNHGAAKEWWHMEEGCITTEWRAASGD; encoded by the coding sequence ATGACGAACCCCGACGGTCTGTACGTGAAGGTCCACTTCCGGCTTGAGGTCAAAGACGACTGGCCCCCGGCGTCGGTGGAGAGCCTGTGGGCCGTCGACCAGGGGAACGGCACTGTCCGGCTCGACAACATCCCCTGGTTCGTGCGAGGTATCGCCTGCGGGGACATCGTGGTTGTCGAGCCCGACGAGGAGGGCGTGCGGTGGGCCGGCGAAGTGGTTCGGCGTTCGGAGAACTGCACCATTCGCCTCATCGTGCTGCGTGACGGCGGCTCGGGAGCCGCACGGCAGAGCGTGATCAACACATTTCAGCAGCTCGGCGTCGACGGCGAGGGCATTGAGCAGTTCCGCATGGTTGCCCTGGACGTTCCACCCACCGCCGATCTCGCCCAGGTGCAACGGCTGCTGAACCACGGCGCTGCCAAGGAGTGGTGGCACATGGAGGAAGGGTGCATCACCACGGAGTGGCGGGCCGCTTCCGGCGACTGA
- a CDS encoding phosphoglyceromutase, whose amino-acid sequence MADAPYKLILLRHGESEWNAKNLFTGWVDVNLTEKGEKEAVRGGELLKDAGLLPDVLHTSLQRRAIRTAQLSLESADRHWIPVHRSWRLNERHYGALQGKDKAQTLAEYGEEQFMLWRRSYDTPPPPLEDGTEFSQSDDPRYATIPPELRPRTECLKDVVVRMLPYWYDGIVPDLLAGRTVLVAAHGNSLRALVKHLDGVSDADIAGLNIPTGIPLAYELDADFKPVNPGGTYLDPDAAAAAIEAVKNQGKKK is encoded by the coding sequence ATGGCCGACGCACCGTACAAGCTGATCCTCCTCCGCCACGGCGAGAGCGAATGGAACGCGAAGAACCTGTTCACCGGCTGGGTGGACGTCAACCTGACGGAGAAGGGCGAGAAGGAGGCAGTCCGCGGCGGTGAGCTGCTGAAGGACGCCGGCCTGCTCCCCGACGTGCTGCACACCTCGCTCCAGAGGCGAGCCATCCGCACGGCCCAGCTCTCGCTGGAGTCCGCGGACCGCCACTGGATCCCCGTGCACCGCTCCTGGCGCCTGAACGAGCGCCACTACGGCGCCCTCCAGGGCAAGGACAAGGCCCAGACCCTCGCGGAGTACGGCGAGGAGCAGTTCATGCTGTGGCGCCGCTCGTACGACACGCCGCCGCCCCCCCTTGAGGACGGCACGGAGTTCTCCCAGTCGGACGACCCGCGCTACGCGACGATCCCCCCGGAGCTCCGCCCCCGCACGGAGTGCCTGAAGGACGTCGTCGTCCGCATGCTCCCGTACTGGTACGACGGCATCGTCCCGGACCTCCTGGCGGGCCGCACGGTCCTGGTCGCGGCCCACGGCAACAGCCTCCGCGCCCTGGTCAAGCACCTCGACGGAGTCTCTGACGCCGACATCGCGGGCCTCAACATCCCGACGGGCATCCCCCTCGCCTACGAACTCGACGCCGACTTCAAGCCGGTGAACCCGGGCGGCACGTACCTGGACCCGGACGCTGCGGCGGCGGCGATCGAGGCCGTGAAGAACCAGGGCAAGAAGAAGTAA
- a CDS encoding MDR family MFS transporter, whose amino-acid sequence MSLTSMRRAARETVSGLPREFWWLWTSTLVNRLGAFVATFMALYLTLDRGYSASYAGMVAALHGLGGVISSLGAGVMTDRLGRRPTLLVAQSSTAVSVALLGFVHHPVAIAGVAFLVGMASNASRPAVQAMMADIVRPEDRVRAFSLNYWAINLGFAVSAMAAGFIAEFSYLAGFLIEAGMTMICAILVFAKLPESRPERVSKGVDEPEVGLGTVLRDGRFMSVVGLSFLVALIFQQGYLGLPVAMGEAGFTPADYGMAIAVNGVLIVVLQIPVTRFIEHRDPRRLLVLSSLLAGYGFGLTAFAGSVGVFALTVCVWTLAEIVNAPTQTSLVVRLSPTHGRGRYQGMYTMSWSVAALVAPLMSGFVIDRYGAEWLWGACAVIGTVTGVGYGALMRHLPTHDPEAAEAPLVTPEPEVSAAKP is encoded by the coding sequence ATGTCACTCACGTCCATGAGACGTGCCGCCCGCGAGACCGTCTCGGGGCTCCCCCGCGAGTTCTGGTGGCTGTGGACCAGCACACTCGTGAACCGGCTCGGCGCGTTCGTCGCCACCTTCATGGCGCTCTACCTCACCCTCGACCGCGGCTACTCCGCCTCGTACGCAGGAATGGTCGCCGCGCTCCACGGGCTCGGCGGTGTCATCTCCTCCCTCGGCGCGGGCGTCATGACGGACCGTCTCGGGCGGCGGCCCACCCTCCTCGTCGCCCAGTCCTCGACCGCCGTCTCCGTCGCGCTGCTCGGCTTCGTGCACCACCCGGTCGCGATCGCCGGCGTCGCCTTCCTGGTGGGGATGGCCAGCAACGCATCCCGGCCCGCCGTGCAGGCGATGATGGCCGACATCGTCCGGCCCGAGGACCGCGTCAGGGCCTTCTCCCTCAACTACTGGGCGATCAACCTGGGGTTCGCCGTCTCCGCCATGGCGGCCGGGTTCATCGCCGAGTTCAGCTACCTCGCCGGCTTCCTCATCGAGGCCGGGATGACCATGATCTGCGCGATCCTCGTCTTCGCGAAGCTGCCCGAGTCCCGGCCCGAGCGGGTCTCGAAGGGGGTCGACGAACCCGAGGTCGGGCTCGGGACCGTGCTGCGCGACGGGCGCTTCATGAGCGTCGTCGGACTGTCCTTCCTCGTCGCGCTGATCTTCCAGCAGGGGTATCTGGGACTGCCCGTGGCGATGGGCGAGGCCGGGTTCACGCCCGCCGACTACGGCATGGCGATCGCGGTCAACGGCGTCCTCATCGTCGTCCTCCAGATCCCCGTCACCCGCTTCATCGAACACCGGGATCCGAGGCGTCTTCTCGTCCTCTCGTCCCTCCTCGCCGGGTACGGGTTCGGGCTCACCGCCTTCGCCGGCTCGGTCGGCGTCTTCGCGCTCACGGTCTGCGTCTGGACCCTCGCCGAGATCGTCAACGCGCCCACCCAGACCAGCCTCGTCGTCCGCCTCTCCCCCACCCACGGCCGCGGCCGCTACCAGGGCATGTACACCATGTCCTGGTCCGTGGCCGCCCTCGTCGCACCCCTGATGTCCGGTTTCGTCATCGACCGGTACGGGGCGGAGTGGCTGTGGGGCGCGTGCGCGGTCATCGGCACGGTCACCGGTGTGGGGTACGGGGCCCTGATGCGCCACCTGCCGACACACGACCCGGAAGCCGCCGAGGCACCTCTTGTCACCCCTGAGCCCGAGGTCAGCGCGGCCAAGCCCTAG